From the Temnothorax longispinosus isolate EJ_2023e chromosome 6, Tlon_JGU_v1, whole genome shotgun sequence genome, one window contains:
- the LOC139815228 gene encoding uncharacterized protein, giving the protein MCFLLLIYFLLSANVVDVFTEDADCQVYNHLYVCLENGGFLHSVAFEDVNAVQTIEDIELHLENLEIINITRNAFTEVSNSSALYVRDNRLSSIGRHYFDTLNQLTYLDLRNNTITNVEDGAFASLSDLETLLLDHNNLSDLRPGVWRGLSELHELYITHNQLALRRNMFKGLRQLETLVLDSNDIPEIPIGAFNGLSHIDLLYLSRNKISTLHPDVFRGLSEINELDLGKNRLRAIPANVFRHMKSLNSLWLNGNQLTVLKSDAFQGLDNLLFLFLNNNDLRYVDMAAFARMKNITVDPGFRIRGSLVGDFRKIYGRYQCISVAYQLPYDCTEIDS; this is encoded by the coding sequence ATGTGCTTCCTCcttctcatttattttctcttatcGGCCAACGTCGTGGATGTTTTCACGGAGGACGCCGACTGTCAGGTTTACAACCACCTGTATGTCTGTTTGGAGAATGGCGGTTTTCTTCACAGTGTTGCTTTTGAGGACGTCAACGCTGTTCAGACGATCGAGGATATCGAGCTACATCTGGAGAATCTCGAGATCATTAACATCACCAGGAACGCCTTCACCGAGGTCAGCAACTCGTCCGCTCTCTATGTACGCGACAATCGACTATCGAGTATCGGCCGGCATTACTTCGACACTCTGAATCAGCTCACTTATTTGGACCTGAGGAATAATACAATCACCAATGTAGAAGATGGTGCTTTCGCAAGTTTGAGCGATCTGGAGACTCTGTTGCTGGATCACAATAATCTCTCGGACTTGCGACCCGGCGTGTGGAGGGGTCTTTCGGAGTTGCACGAGCTCTATATCACCCACAACCAGCTCGCGTTGAGGCGGAACATGTTCAAGGGACTCAGACAACTGGAAACCCTGGTCCTGGACTCGAACGACATACCGGAGATACCGATCGGCGCGTTCAATGGACTATCTCATATAGACCTTCTCTATCTGTCGCGCAACAAGATCTCAACCTTGCACCCCGACGTGTTCCGTGGTCTCAGCGAGATAAACGAGCTTGACTTGGGCAAGAATCGACTGAGGGCAATTCCCGCCAATGTCTTTCGGCACATGAAATCGTTGAACTCGCTCTGGCTGAACGGCAATCAGTTGACAGTGCTAAAGTCCGACGCCTTCCAAGGTCTCGACAATTTGCTATTCCTCTTCTTGAACAACAACGACCTCCGTTACGTCGACATGGCGGCATTCGCGAGAATGAAGAACATAACTGTGGATCCCGGCTTCAGAATACGTGGCTCGTTAGTGGGCGActtcagaaaaatttatggTCGATATCAGTGCATTAGCGTGGCGTACCAGTTACCGTACGACTGTACAGAGATTGATTCATAG